TCCTGATTCCTGAGAACCGACTGAACCCTCGCTATCGCTCGGGGACGCGACGCCTTCGTAGAACAAGACCTTTATCCAAAGGCTCTCAAGAATTTACTACCAATCCGCTCATCTGGCCTATTACGGAACCGTCTCCTAAGGTAAGAGACACCTTACAAATGTATGACGACAAgtaatttcattcgatagataactgtttttattacacaaatatatCCAGTGGTTATTCGAAAACCCTAATGGAGCTTATAGCTTTGACCAGGAACACAACTTCCGGctaaaacaaaaatgaaaatcaTGTTGGTTTACAGGTAGAAGCATTGATCCAATGTGCTGGTGAAGCAAAGTACGTGAACGACCTGTCAACACAGCCCCGCGAGGTTTTCTGCGCTTTCGTCACCTCGGACATCTGCACCGGAGAGATCGAGGAAATTGACCCTACACCCGCATTGGCAAGCAATGATTACAAGTTTTTGCTTAGTTTTGTTTTACATACCTGGAGCATGTGTATATTTGTCTATGTACCTATCtgttaaaacgtgtttaaaTCTCTACATCTTGGTCGCGATTAACCTCCGCTATCGATTCCTGAAATAGACCCGAGACGCTGTTATGGCAAATTGAGAATACTTGGGCTGCCTATCCACTGAGGCACAATCTATATCGGCAATACTATCGGCTGATTCCCCGCAGTTCCGCTCCGCTCCGCCTCAGTGAAGCGAGGAGAgtagttatagttatagtaacagtcatttattttatagttagttGGAATATATGTGGTCCAGTTAATGTACCTACTTTCTTtccaatacctacctatatttaagGTTTTTTCAAGCcctatacatacataatgttGTACTTTATGATTGactgtcttttttttttcatttcagaaACTACCGGGTGTCGTTGCTTTTTTCTCAGCAAAAGACATACCGGGACCAAACAATTTTCTACCACCTCAGGTACcgacaaatttaaataaagaagAAATTTTTAGCGATGGACAGATCAAATATTACGACCAACCTATCGGAGTTGTAGTAGCAGACACTGACAGACTAGCTAACCGGGCTGCTCTGCTGGTCCATGTCAAATATAAGAAAGATACGAGAAAACCAGTTCTAACTATAGCAGAAGCTGTAAAGGATCctaataggtaataaaaataagtaggaATAGCGTATACCTAGCTTTATAACCTCTATTTGCCAAAGACAGGGTGATTTCTAAATGGAAAGTCCCAGTCAGGCCTGCCGGCTGCTGGTAGTAACAAACGTTTCTGATTATCGAATAAAGGATCATAAAGACTTTACCACCATAACCACAcgtaactaaaaaataatgtaacccGTGGACATGTATTCTGTATTCATGAGTTAATTGTAGTTGTATttggttttatgttttttttactgaacggcagtttaaataatttcatgagTATACATTTCGATTCCAGGGTATCATTATACTATGCCCTACGAGCACGAAATGCAGGCGCAAATGTGCAAAGAGTTATCAAGGACTATAACAGGATATTATATCAGTACCACTTCTCAATGGAGACGCTTCACAGCGTGACCAGGCCTAGTGACGATGGCCTGGACGCATACGTCAGCTCGCAGTGGCCTGACGCCGTTCAAACTGCCTTGTCATCCGTTCTGGATATTCAATCTAATCGGTGAGTCggttattaagaaaaaaatacgaatAGGTACGTGcgatttagaaaaaaaactactaGGTGTTTATAACATTCGGCTAATTTCAACAAAGAAATGACAGCGTTTGGAGCAGTTTCTTGTGAGGACAGGTTGTTAACATGAACATGAAGCACGGAAAGACGTACAAGAAACTACGATGTCATTTAAGGAACTACGATGTTTATGAAAAATCATCATACCCTTACTATtaacattataagtattataacgcTACCGTCGGCTCTTTATTCGAGACAACTGTTGCGATTTTTTGTGTCTAAAAtcatactacttacttactgtaaAGTGAAAGTTTTAAATCGTTGCTTAATAAAGTTATTCCGTTGTTTTCATAAAGCATAAGCCTTGTCATACCTCGGAACGGTGGTGGATACGGAATAAAGATATCTCGACCTGGCTGGAATGCGACAACGTGCGCATTGGTCACTTATCTAACGAATCGACCCTGCCGCTTTACCATGGGTATCCAGTCCATGTTGAGAGTTTTAGGGAAGAGGCCTCCGGTAACTTTAGAATTTGAGGTAAGACTATTTAGCTGTATTAGACTAATCTTTATTAGGTGCGACATCATTTGACCATATTTcaaatgtaatgggttgatacctaaataaacaacatttttatttttatttatttaggtgaaAAAAGCGCATGATTTTTTGCTCTTCAAGATTTGATGatcattaaattatatttggtgtttgaatacaatCTGAACTGTCGCGATTAAAATAGTAGAATTTGTGTCATTttagactttatttttttagtgttaGGTGTAGTTTTTaaagttagggcctgtagagttagaagcttggctctacaaaagatctgataacttcttgacagtgcgagccttatggtttcgtcttggcaacattttacatgaaatgttttttggTGGGATCACATTATTCACATTCAAATCTGATGCTTATAACAAGCAAAAAATGCAATGTTTCACAATATTAACCGTTCCAGGTAGGTGTTGATGACAGAGGTGAGATCCAGTACCTGGAATACCATATGTACGAGGACCATGGCTACGTGTTCAGTGACGGATTCATCGCTCTAGCGCCACCCGCTATTAAAAACTGCTACGAGAATTCACGCTGGTCAATGAAGATTTTTAATGTTCTCACAGATACAGCAGCCGCCGTGTGGATGAGATCGCCAGGTACTTAATGATTCattaaatgatgatgatagatAAATATAATTGATGTTTGCTTGATACATAAGTAAAAATTGTCTATTTATTTATGGACTTTGAAGGTTTTTAaggtttttgaaataattattttttttgctgGCAATTTTTCAAGACTAACTGCTCcgcattgtttttattatttttatggtaaaatatatttaatatcttatAAGTTTAAGGgtccactgaaaatcagcgtcgttGCACTAAGTGCTCCGACAGTCGACACATGCTGAATGGTACTTATCCTCTCAACAGACACCAAATTACATGTGTCACATGTTTAACATGTGTTTATTTTAGGATTGTGTtgcttcaaataaattattttcacttCCTTTCATATACTAAGGAGTTAAAATGCCAAACATTGTTCTTAATTTAAGGCACCCTTGAAACAATTTCACATACTGAAATGGTGATGGAAGAAATATCTTACATACTAGACAGAGACCCCGTGGAGGTTCGACGTGCCAATCTTAACCCTCAATATCCGGAAGTTTCTGAAATGCTCGACGAACTGTTGCAAGATAGAGAATATTATAAGAGAAAAAGAGAAGTTGACGAATTCAATTCCAAAAACCGTTGGAAAAAAAGAGGAATACGAATTTCCCTCATGAGTTGGTCGACCCCAATTAATTCCGGATTTCAAGTTGATTTGAATGTGTTACATAGTGACGGAACTGTGGTTGTAAAACATGGCGGTATAGAGATAGGTCAAGGGGTGAATACTAGAGTGATCCAAGTGATCGCATACACTTTGAATATTTCTACAGACATGGTGAAAGTAAAAACAAATGATTCAGCAAATGCAAATAGTTACACAACTGGCGGTAGTAGAACTACAAGCTCGGTGTGTCTTGGTGCTATTAAGTGTTGCCAGTTGCTGCTTGATAGGTTATCAGTAATCAGAGAAACGCTGAACAACCCTACTTGGGCACTTTTGGTGCAAACTGCATACTTAGCAGGAATCAATCTTGAAGCCAGTTATTACACGACATCAAATGATTTGGTGATTTACAGAGTGGGAGGAGTTGCTATGGCTGAGGTTGAGTTAGATATACTTACAGGAGAGCATGAAATTAGGAGAGTCGATATAATTGAAGACGCTGGAACACCGGTCAATCCGGTACTTGATATTGGACAGGTAAACTTTGCAtcataacatatttttaaacacgcaATTACATATAGTCGTTATGTTCCCTATAATACGCTTCGAAGTTGCCAGTTTCGTCTGTAACaggattttcatacaaaaattattcGTAACGTTAATTAATCGTTTTGCAGATCGAAGGTGCATTTATCATGGGCATGGGCTACTGGACCACAGAGCACATCATATACGACGAGCACACCGGAGAGGTCCTCACGGACCGCACCTGGTTCTACGAGGTGCCGTGCGGGGCCGATATACCTATTGACTTTAGGGTCAAGTTAAGGAAAAATTCTTACAACCCCAGAGAAATTTTGGGCAGTAAAGGTGAGTTCCATTATtggaaaacattaaaattataaaattcataataaaaaCGTAACGCGCGCAtttgtctattttatttatttttgtacctaataaatatCCCATCAATTGTTTTAGgctgaaattaaaaattgttcTTCATGTAGATTGTAGGCCTACTTAAGGATGAATATAGTAAGAAGTAAACATAAagaaatattatgtaatttttagaAATGATTTGTTTACAGCGGTTGGAGAACCTGCCACATGCTTGTCGATATGCGTAGCATTTGCTCTAAGAGAAGCTATAGCAGCATCTAGACAAGAGACCGGATATCCCCGCACGGAGTGGTTCCATGTCGGTGGGTACTAAAATAATCCTTTTGGGAGAAAAATTTAATTAGATaatggaatttttttaaaagGTGTTGTTATTTATATCTAAATAAGCTTAAAATAGGGTTACTAGCGCCATTTAGTTAATATATACAACATGTGTGTTTCATTACTTTATTTAGAATAGTACGTAGTTTATTTCGTTTGTAATAAATCGGGAAATAAAGATGGAGATACGCGTGCGCATAGATAGGTGTGTACCTATTTGTAGACGGGCCAGATCAGTCCTGACCTCGCCTTAAAGATAAGacttagttttcattttcattaagtaactattttattttcttgcaGACGGCCCGTTCACATTGGAGGCAAACGTGCTATCAGCAGACGTGCGACTTGatgaattcaaattcaaataaggGTATGATATAGTTAATCACCAAAGAAATGTACCTAACTTCTATGACCTAATTAATATGATATGACTGGTCactaaagcgctggtggcctagcggtaagagcgtgcgacttgcaatccgaaggtcgcaggttcaaaccctggctcgcaccaatgagtttttcggaacttatgtacgaaatatcatttgatatttaccagtcgcttttcggtggaggaaaacatcgtgaggaaactggactaatcccaacaaggcctagtttcccctctgggttggaaggtcagatggcagtggctttcgtaaaaactagtgcctacgccaattcttgggattagttgccaagcggaccccaggctcccatgagctgtggcaaaatgccgggacaacgcgaggaagatgatgatgactggTCACTAAAATAATAGATCAGTCACCAAAATTGAATTGGTCGACGCACCACtaaaccacagattatataatagttactAAACTGGCGTTTGCAATAAACTGTCCACCACATCCATTCAATACTGGACCACAATTAATATCGCAACCTATTAAATTAGTTAACGCGATCCAAGTCATGGGGTAAAAGGTAAAAGATCactcacttaaaaaaatatatgcttGTCAGTAGAATgactaagtaagtaaatataaaacaaaatcagaAACAATGTAACAGCTATCTGATGTACAAGGGGCCAATAAGTTGTTGTTACACTGCTAGTGCTAATATTGAATTGATACAAGAGCAAGCGAAACATTCCAAAATTGGAAGTTCTAAAAGTAAAATCTTGagtgttgcgagggtttcaaggaaCGAAAGTTTAAACAAACTTGGCTACCGAGTCAAAcacaaaattttcaccacaccatctCGAGGAAACAACTTAAAACTTGCAACAAATTtttttgccactcttgtgggtAAACtgaaactttctcatcagtcTTTAAGAATAAAGTGTGGCTTTACGAGCTCgtgtaatgaaaataaaattgcatcTGTATGCAGGCGAAGTAGGCGAACAAATAGATTTCAAGACTTGCTGCGTGTGAACCCATTATCTTATGAATGCTGCCACATTAAGAACTAGCGGACACGTAAAGAAAACACAATTTAATTGCCATTAATAGAACGGATTGAGAAAGAACAGACTATAACCATTTTGCCCCGCCTTCCTCTTAACCCTTGCAATGCTACCAATCAAGCGGCACAAACAAACGGCAACTGCCCCAATTAAAGTCCAATGACGGGACAAAAACGTCGCGTTAACCCTTCACGTATGGCAACCCCAATTTGCGTTATAGCGTAACGACCGCGGTTTCTGAAAATTAGCCGTGTTTGGTCTATGATAAGCAGTTGAGGGTTAAGTGTGATTAGGTTTTAAAAGGCGAGGTTAGGCCTTACATGTGTGTTTAGGCTTGGCCTTATTATAGAATTATGGAAATACAAATTATATTCATCtagcaacccgccccggcttcgctcGGGTGCGATGCTGATGtattacatataaaccttcctcttgaatcactctatctaacAACCTTTAGGGCGCCAATGatggatatatcggcaccgcaggtccaacgccaaagacggattaatcggttacaaaccacagagcaacatagacctacgtgcatgtgcataaagttcaatttcagtttgtacacttcggtgacgtgacgtggcgtccgagtgataGCTTTTGTGTGTGacatggcgtcgaaaaggttaaaaaaaactgcatcaaaatccgttgcctagttttaaagatctaagcatacatagggacagacagacagcaggaagcgactttgtttcatactatgtagtgatagctTATCATGTAAACCtgttaaattgttttttaaggTAACCTTGTAACGTTAATTCGTTGTTCCGTAACGTTAATAtcaaagtaattttaattttaatttttagtgttattttgtttttgttatgtttgtttttatctGTTGTTTTGATATTGTTACTTGGCAAACCAgtaaggaagagcggtgtctcTTGACACAAATATCTTGTATACTTGAAAAGAGACACCAACCTGCATATTGTTAAGTTATTAAGTTactgaataaatcatttttattttattttataattttttacccTTGTCCAGTTTtgcactttttaattttaattattagtgttattttgtttgtttttatctcTTGTTTTGATATTGTTACTTGGCAAACCAGTAAGAAAGAGCGGTGTCTCTTGACACAAGTATCTTGTATACTTGAAAAGAGACACCAACCTGCATATTGTTAAGTTATTAAGTTactgaataaatcatttttattttattttataattttttacccTTATCCAGTTTtgcactttttaattttaattattagtgttattttgtttgtttttatctgTTGTTTTGATATTGTTACTTGGCAAACCAgtagggaagagcggtgtctCTTGACACAAATATCTTGTATACTTGAAAAGAGACACCAACCTGCATATTGTTGTTATTAAGTtactgaataaattatttttattttattttataattttttacccTTGTCCAGTTTTGCACTTTTTTTAGTTACAGGCTATACATATTTCAGCAGACGTGAAATAGTTTCATGCAGAGCACTATTCATATTTATTGGGTACGGTTATCCCGACATGCCACCCGTTTTACACGGAGTAATGTAAAATATTGACAAAACACTCGACATACGATTTCGTAGATACATTACAAACACCCGCTTACGCCAAtcaataaagtacctacttgggttaaatattaaattttccataactgaatgacatcagttagatatcattctgaCATCCGTGTTCGTTcgaattgaattaaagtttaagtaacagtttttttttatatcgtgAAAGATACTCTTAGATATTCTTAGTTTACGCCTTCGTTATACGCTAAAATTTCCAGTTTTCttctgtaataaaataaaccattttgaccttatttatttacttgtttattttattttaaatttaaatgaggCAACAAAGCCCATAtgacaaataccttacagactagcATTCATATGACATAAGTATTTTATAAACTTTAAGCACTATTTATAAGAATTACCTACTGCTAGGAAGCTAATAAGCTGGTTTTCATTAttagtttgtttttaatttacatataattttgtattcatattaaaaaaaatcttttgcaagaacaataaaaaataaataaaaataaataattaatcaagaaacatgcttacaaactaacTACATTTGAGTACTTCAGCCAAACCACAAGGTgattgttggcagacgaggctcctatTGTAACCAcctattatgaattatgattgatctcaaattacgattttattttaattttctgattgactgctattatattgcacacagcggtttataatatacaatacattacaaatattctttattgcttatcaatatgaaaaaaaacatgacatacaaattaaacacataggtaacttaaactattgtagacaataggcggtcttatcgctaaagagcgatctcttccagacaaccgtAGGGTAGTGGATACAAGGTAAAAAAATCAAGTAATGTAGGTGATGCAGGTATACTATTAGCAAACGTAAACATCCGTCAATATACAAACGGAAGTTAGTAAATGCAACAAAGTACCTAACATACAAAGTAAATAGGTATTCGTTAATTGGAGTACGTTTTTAGGGATATCCTACTCAAACAGATTCACGCATGAGTAACGCTTATAAACTACGCAACCTTCGTATACGTTTCGAGACGATTTAAGTACTTggccaggcctccttcactcgctcaaggcctcgcgctatatgcctaccgctcggagtatcgtcgacgatacaactgacagagggccgccgaacgcccgcctgagcgctcgcaccgcacgtttcccgcgcctacgcttcgaaatgccgaaaccacgtaattattgtgcagtagatgggtgtaaaagttaaaaaacaaaggaaaatttgtcgtttttttcatttccgagagacgaagaaaggtgagtagtgttttaaatctatctttatgaattttgtcaccatttatttctttgaacataagtaggtaaatcgtaaattaaggagttttttgagtcaggttgtttttatatttgattgactaataaaaaatatggttgattcgcaacattagttttattacaataataacataattaacagtacaaccctagcgcattcttacgatgacgcgttggcacgtgactcgcacggcgagcaagtcAGTGTCGACTCTTTgagcgcgtacttatggtacatttcttctcgtcctgagcagcaggtattattattaagactttgtaggctattatagcgtaggtattttcgctttagtatgggaatgatgtatctgttacgtagtaactatttattaatctgtgacttGGCATTCTCATTCTCTTATGCTAGCCACACACGTATATACTTGCACAAGTATATCGACGTGTGTTGAAAGATACTTGCGCAAAAGTCTTGAAGACTTGTACGATTTTCGTTTCCGAACTTGTGCAAACTTTTATTTGCGCAAGTTTACCGAAACGTGTGTGGTTGAGTTAGTACAAGTTTAAGCCGACGTGTCCGTCCACTACAATATTATAGCATATAGTAGATgtagaataatttattaataataaaaaatacaatgttagatttttttttcagtaacaCCCCAAGCCGGTCGACGGTCATGTAAAAGCTTGTGAAATAGGTTTTATGCTAAAGCTCGTTTCACACCTAAAATTAGGGTACGATACAAAGTTGCGTAACTTTTAGTAATATTCGTGGATTTCGCCAAAACTTTCCCTGAAAACACTAACGAGGTTCGCTAACTACATAGCTAATTTTCCTGAAAATGCTGAAAGTATTTGCTTTCACGCCGAAAGCCGTTATTTGTTCCTAACTCCTAGCAAAGATTTACATTGTACTATgtgttaggtaggtacctacttaggtatTGTAATGTTTGtgctaccaaagaggatataataggatagagcggtactgtcatagtaaattttgtaaccacagtaaattcactgccatctatcgacacacgattaaaactaaaaatgaagatgtataaaaataccattaaatgtatttatatataaatgatttttttatttgcattaattatttttatatgattttgagtGTTTTGACCCAtggtatttcactgatatgcgttaaaattgttaaataacaaatgaaaccgtcaacgccatctatccgagagtaggctaaaggtagtagcgccatctgatcgagaataaaattttcttgattttcgaggcacgttttgtccttagaatgtatccatctattacggagttatatctatctttggtgctaCATAGGGGAAGTACGGACAAAATGACAGGGTGTTTTGTTTATCTGGCACGCTCAATGTCTGTAGATATAAGCCGACCTTTATTTAGCGGTTAACTTTAACGACTACTTTCAATATTACAACACCTGATACTCTCTAAAGTTCCTAAAAACACCCTAATTTCGCCGCTCAACTTCTCCAGATTATATcagaacttatattttatgaactaCGAGGCATTTATTATAACACAGCTGGGCCATCAGAAGAAAGTACAAAAAGATGCAAAGCTTACCTCAGATAATCTGCATGTTCGTCTGTTATTCAGTTACATGAAATATACATGAGGTGAAATTAACTCTGGCCTCACAAATGACTGGgtgttttacatttatattaaggCTGCGACACTTTTCTTTGGAGTAATTTTCCTTTATGATCGCCTTTCCATGAAGCGGCGAGAATTTGGTTAATATTTCCAGGGAGTATTAGGGATTGGAAATGACCTAAAGGTAACAAAGAAGGTTGATTCATCTGActataaccaaaccaaaaggaGAGATGTAACGTGCGTTTCTAGTTTCTACTACTGAGCCAACATTAAAAACGacttatttttgtagtaaaaaaacTTGTTACCATAAAAACGAAAGCTACATTTTAACAGACTTCCAAAAGGAAATTctatactaaaaaaccggccaagtgcgagtcggacatgcGTACCGTAGGTACCGAACAAACTTGCCTATGTAAATAGATTTATTTTCGATCCTCTAACGAAAAGAAACTGTACGGAGGGACAAACTTAACTTAGAAAACTGACAACACTCATGGGGACAGCTCTGTACCGTAACTGTTGAGACATTTAGGGTCCTAGAtaaattggttgttcaatacttCCGCTATTGAGTgaccaatttagctagaaccctaaatggcatAATAATCACGGAGCGTGACTGCGTGACTGTACATCGACATATAGTGGAAGCCGTACGAGCTcgatttcaaagaaaaaccgcaaatcgatgtacaatTGATTGGCAATGGATAGTTAATAAGAGATCATAggcataatacctacatagtaactattattgtaaaatagtcTTGTTAGTCGTTactgctttgtttatttttgtttttgttttttttttctttactttggcTCTTTCTCCCTtagtagtcataattttgtttgatgagcttgcacctagtgttagtaaattggtaactgtatttagtaccctaagagtagtttaagtgtagtatatttccattacatgttttagtgagaactgttaaggaaataagtgaatgtccttaatgtgtatttgtaaactcatcttctgctcacttatttctgtttgctttccaaataaataaaataaaataaatttagccatttggcacacgcatctagaggtcaaaacaatattttttcttattcttaaaaaaaatcccttagaagggtaatttatttttgtatgggaaaaagaATGttttcagaaacctatcgtgtatGGTATTATATGAAAGGGATTTTTGAGGTTATTCTAAAGATAAAGATATcaggattttttatttttattaaaagcaaaatatttttcaaaatatactgaggttgactgaagtagcatgacaaatacgatcGTTTTCgataaaatacgatggaaaactaTTATGCACTAttacatatacacggtgtttcatgacccactgaaaacctaaaaacagtttgttcagaatcgataggagaatcgattgcgctatattttaatgggggtattttttattacttttttattatttttacatgcccagattgcccagtctacaagtttgtaatgcaacaatatcaataactagcatttgacaaaTAAcgatttgtcaatgagcaacacccacTGGctattggtaaaccttatctcgttgcagtaagataattatgcaaatggtcagttaacagtgtttacgatggtagctagcaattgtttgacttCACTAACggcgaagcatcttgtgtagaattaccagtcgaatagaattgttaagaaaactaaacaacgaatatttttttaaatatttatcggattaaagaataaatactcaagatgtccaaaataaaaagaaaatctgttggggtgtctcaggttttcagtggctcaagtaacaccggtCCGTGTATAcatctgtacaaaaaagtgttTTAGGGTTGTGCAACCGGGGTCTGTCTCAATTATCCTTTGAGGTAATCTTTACGTTTTTGAGTATAGAATgaacaattattttctattttaacaATATGTTCAAGAACAAAaagttaattatattttcatgttGTCTATGACCAAACTGTTATGGCAACACTTTTTTCCTTCAACTTTCTTCTTAAACAATCATGGCCATCGCATGTTGTTACGGGTTGCAAATAATTTGTGTTTCTACATAATACAAGTGTTAAAAGTTCATTCCATGTTTTATTTACACTACATGGATcgtggtccttcgaaccggatatgAACCAGTGACCTATGGTAGAGTAAGAGTGGCAGAGGTAAAGATGGCTGGCTCTGGAAAAATATTTCTGCGCTCTTATAGAAAGCTATGTCCTTTACCCATTAATGAcaattaattaagttatttttaaggcATATGTTatgcaatttttatgttttgattTCTTTTTGGGGCATATTCTGGCCGCCCCAACTATGTTCAAGAACAAAaagttaattatattttcatgttGTCTATGACCAAACTGTTATGGCAACACTTTTTTCCTTCAACTTTCTTCTTAAACAATCATGGCCATCGCATGTTGTTACGGGTTGCAAATAATTTGTGTTTCTACATAATACAAGTGTTAAAAGTTCATTCCATGTTTTATTTACACTACACAATATATGGTGTAAAACTGTTGATAGTGTGAGTGAAGTCTTTG
This DNA window, taken from Cydia strobilella chromosome 4, ilCydStro3.1, whole genome shotgun sequence, encodes the following:
- the LOC134740519 gene encoding uncharacterized protein LOC134740519 translates to MCKEGGCGACIVNATMPDPYTGGRRTMAINSCLVSITSCQDWEIKTVEGIGDRRKGYHPVQRALAEHNGTQCGYCSPGWVMSMYSLLESNHYDLTQLQIEHSFGSNICRCTGYRPIFDAFKTFAKDAPKPDHLTDIEDLKICNKSCDKPCDGKDWCLVDKVNTGTNEVKKIILKDKRTFYIVYDLKQIFEIFNKEGDDYMLIGGNTGKGAYPIFAYPRVLIDISRVLELKTHVVDQNLVLGASTTLNDTISIFYEISHQRKEFSYLALLADHITLVAHIPVRNIGTIAGNLMVKHRVPVFSSDLFLLLETIGAVLVVVDKHGMVYMVTPAEFLHLDMAGKIITEIRIPPYSDNYRFVSLKIMPRGQSAHAQVNAAFLYEFHNDGETVRSARIVIGGISATFVHASHTEEYVVGKKIFTDEVLQGALKVLEQELKPEEIAGELKPEYRKKCALGLFYKGLLILIPENRLNPRYRSGTRRLRRTRPLSKGSQEFTTNPLIWPITEPSPKVEALIQCAGEAKYVNDLSTQPREVFCAFVTSDICTGEIEEIDPTPALKLPGVVAFFSAKDIPGPNNFLPPQVPTNLNKEEIFSDGQIKYYDQPIGVVVADTDRLANRAALLVHVKYKKDTRKPVLTIAEAVKDPNRVSLYYALRARNAGANVQRVIKDYNRILYQYHFSMETLHSVTRPSDDGLDAYVSSQWPDAVQTALSSVLDIQSNRISLVIPRNGGGYGIKISRPGWNATTCALVTYLTNRPCRFTMGIQSMLRVLGKRPPVTLEFEVGVDDRGEIQYLEYHMYEDHGYVFSDGFIALAPPAIKNCYENSRWSMKIFNVLTDTAAAVWMRSPGTLETISHTEMVMEEISYILDRDPVEVRRANLNPQYPEVSEMLDELLQDREYYKRKREVDEFNSKNRWKKRGIRISLMSWSTPINSGFQVDLNVLHSDGTVVVKHGGIEIGQGVNTRVIQVIAYTLNISTDMVKVKTNDSANANSYTTGGSRTTSSVCLGAIKCCQLLLDRLSVIRETLNNPTWALLVQTAYLAGINLEASYYTTSNDLVIYRVGGVAMAEVELDILTGEHEIRRVDIIEDAGTPVNPVLDIGQIEGAFIMGMGYWTTEHIIYDEHTGEVLTDRTWFYEVPCGADIPIDFRVKLRKNSYNPREILGSKAVGEPATCLSICVAFALREAIAASRQETGYPRTEWFHVDGPFTLEANVLSADVRLDEFKFK